One stretch of Rhipicephalus sanguineus isolate Rsan-2018 chromosome 10, BIME_Rsan_1.4, whole genome shotgun sequence DNA includes these proteins:
- the LOC119406660 gene encoding ninjurin-1, with the protein MNTNRYATKKTLAQGLLDVALLTANTSQLKSVIQRGPQHEFYTLLLVLLSLSIGLQIMVGIVFLVLGFINVNNENNHRLADILNNVATAAVFGVTVVNILSASFDSPDYGVGLALQQPPNVVRPPAPK; encoded by the exons ATGAATACCAACCGCTACGCCACCAAGAAGACCCTGGCGCAGGGCTTGCTAGACGTGGCTCTACTCACGGCCAACACATCGCAGCTCAAGAGCGTCATTCAGCGGGGCCCGCAACACGAATTTTATACCCTTCTGCTGGTGCTGCTCAGCCTCTCCATAGGGTTGCAG ATCATGGTGGGCATCGTGTTCCTGGTGCTGGGTTTCATCAACGTCAACAACGAGAATAACCACCGTCTCGCCGACATACTCAACAACGTGGCCACCGCAGCCGTGTTCGGCGTCACGGTCGTCAACATACTGTCGGCATCCTTCGACAGCCCTGACTACGGCGTCGGCCTGGCACTGCAGCAGCCTCCCAATGTGGTCAGGCCCCCGGCACCTAAATAG